The following proteins are co-located in the Rhea pennata isolate bPtePen1 chromosome 2, bPtePen1.pri, whole genome shotgun sequence genome:
- the MRPL13 gene encoding large ribosomal subunit protein uL13m, with protein MASYSRAAQQWATFARAWYLLDARMQPPGKVAAVAAVRLEGRHKPIYHALSDCGDHIVIINTRHIAFSGNKWEQKVYSSHTGYPGGFKQVTATQLHMKDPTAIVKLTVYRMLPKNLQRRTMMQRLHLFPDDVIPEDIQKNLVEELPQPRAVPKRLDEYTPEEIAAFPMVWAPPKDYRRK; from the exons ATGGCCAGCTACAGCCGGGCGGCCCAG CAATGGGCGACTTTCGCCCGAGCCTGGTACCTGCTGGACGCCAGGATGCAGCCGCCGGGGAAGGTGGCGGCCGTGGCGGCGGTGAGGCTGGAAGGCCGGCATAAACCCATTTACCACGCGCTGA GTGACTGTGGAGATCACATTGTCATAATAAATACAAGGCATATTGCCTTTTCTGGTAACAAATGGGAACAGAAAGTATACTCTTCACATACTGG ATATCCCGGTGGTTTCAAACAAGTGACAGCAACTCAGCTCCATATGAAGGATCCAACTGCT atTGTTAAACTGACTGTTTATAGAATGCTTCCAAAAAACCTTCAGAGAAGAACTATGATGCAGAGGTTGCACCTGTTCCCAGATGAT GTTATCCCAGAagatatacagaaaaatcttgTGGAAGAGCTTCCTCAGCCACGTGCAGTGCCTAAGAGGTTAGATGAATATACGCCAGAAGAAATTGCTGCCTTTCCAATGGTTTGGGCTCC